TGAAGCCGTTGACGACACAATATTCATCTATGCTGATTATACCAATTTCGGAACCTTAGGCAGTGCCATTGAAGACATGAAATTAGAAGTGAAGAAAGCCACATTAAATAGATTCCCCACCTCTCCAGTAGAATTTACTGAAGAGCAATTACAGGACATCGAAAAGATGATGGATAAAATAGAAGATGATGACGACGTGCAAAATGTTTATACTAATATTTTGTAGCAGATTCTGAATCTAATATAATTTAGAAAAAGCCATTCAATTTATTTTGGATGGCTTTTTTTTGAGCTAGCAATAATTATTCCATCTGTTATTAAAGCTTATAATGTAATTATCTTAATTTTACTTTTAAATTAAAGAAATAAAAAAATGGATATTGAATCAGTTTTAATTTTTAGTGTCATTATAGCTGCGGTTTTTCTGAATTTTACCATGACTCATTTTCGAAAAGCATCTTGGTTTCCATATTCTACTAGATGGATAATTTCGATTGCTCTATCGATGATAGGCTTGATAGGTTTTATCTTTTTCAGACATAAAAGTCTTGAGGAGGTCTGGGCCAGTACCATCCTTTTTTCACCATTAATTTTAACCATCATAGATAGTTTTTTTAGGCATTTGAGTTTTAAATATCAAGATCGAGAATGGCAATTTTACACAAGCTTAGATAGTGCTTTCCCCCAAAATGAATCTGAATATAGTTTATGGGATATTGTATTTACTATTTTAAGCTTATTTTTAATTTTCATCATGATTCTGTTATCATACTATATTGCTGATTTGAACTCGCTGTATTATATAGAAAACGCTCCAAAATAATACTAGGCCTCCTTTCACTTGAACTTTATTAGAAAACCACTGCTTATCCAAAATGTATACATCTTCTACCAAATTGTTTAAGTGCTAATTAGCCTTCATTTCTCAACTTTGCATCATAATAATTTGAACAAAATATAGAATGATGACTCAAAAGAATAAATTTGGTAAAAAAGGATGGACTCCGGAATTAATGAAGTCCCAGAAAGACAAAACATTTGTTATAACAGGCACTACCAGTGGTACAGGATTTGAAGCAACGCGAATACTTTTATCCAAAGGAGCAAAAGTGGTGATGTTGAATCGTAACCCAAAAAAATCGGATGACGTCATTGCAAAGTTAAAACAAGAGCTTGGTGCCAATATAGAGGTGTCAGCTATAAAAATGGACCTTGGTATTCAAGATTCTGTTAAACAAGCCGCAAAAGAGGTTCTTAAGAAAGTTGATCGCATTGATGCACTTATGTGTAATGGAGCAATAGCTCAGGTGCCAAAACGAACGACTACTAAAGAGGGATGGGAAAGCCAAATGGGTGTTAATTACTTTGGACACTTTACACTCCAAGCTATTCTATATCCATTGATTGAAAAATCCAAGGGGCGTATTGTAACAGTAGGTAGTATGGGTTATGATATGGGACTTAAAACCATCAAATTTGATGATTTGAACTGGGAAAAAGATTATACTGCTAATGACGCCTATAGCCAAAGTAAATTGGCACAAATTATGACCATTTATGAATTACAGAATAGATTGGAAAAAGCGAGTAAAACAGATGTGAAAGCCTATGCTTGTCATCCAGGTTCTTCAAGAACCAACTTAATAAATACCAGTGGTAGTTTTATGATGAAGATTATTTTTGGTCTGATGAAATTTTCACCTTTAACACAGCCTGCTGAGAATGGTGCTTATCCTGAACTAATGTGTGCAACAGAAGAGGATTCAGACCAAAGTGCTTTTTACGGACCTACCGGACGTAGTAATTGGGTTGGGCCTGTTGGTGCTCATCACATAGAAGCTCATGCTAAGGACAAAGCTGTAGCAAAGAGGCTATGGGATTTATCAGAAAAAGAAACAGGTATTACATGGAATTTTTAAATCTCTAAAACACAAAAACAATGGACATATTAAAAGCAGCAACAGATTGGGCAAAAGCCGAAGTTTTCTCTACCTCCTTCTTTATTCTTTTTGGAATCGCTTTTGTGGCCGCAAGCATAGGTTTCTGGCACTTAGGAAAAACAGATTTAGCGAAAGCATATATCATACCCACTTTAGTAGCCGGAGCCATGCTTATGACCATCGGATTTGGATTGCTCTTCACCAACAAAGCAAGAATTTCACAATTTGAAAAAGCCTATAATAAAGACACCTCTGCCTTTATTAAATCAGAAACTGCTCGTGTAGATGCTACATTGAAAGAATACAATACTGTAGTTTTTAAGGCTATTCCCCTTATTATCATAGTAGCTGCATTGCTCATTATACTTATCAATACTCCTATTTGGCGAGCCATTAGCATTACAACTATTGCTATGCTCATAGTTATTTTAATAATCGATGGAACAGCTTATGCCAGAATTAGTGAATATAAAGAACAACTCACTATAGTAGAAAAATAGAAAGAGAATAAACGTAAAACAGCAAATTCAACTGGATTTAATAAAAACCTTAATTTTGTATTAATGAATAGCATCAACTTTAAAAATATAACGGAATTTAATCAGGCTCAGAATTTGCCTGAGCCCGAGAATCCTCTCTTTAGTATTGGTCATAAAAAGCTAAGTGCTGAGGAAATTGAAAATTGCGTTTCTTCAAAAGGTGAAGTGAGCTATACCAATCAATTTTATGTCATCAGTTTGAAGAACATTGTTTCGGGTGAAATTCTTTATGGCCGCACAAAATATGATTGCAGCACAGGAACTTTGTTGTTTTCTGCACCTCATCAAACCTATACTGTAAAAGATATTGTAATCAGTTCGGAATCATGGTTTATGGCTTTTCACGAAGATTTTATTCGAGGATTGGATATTCAAAAGCAAATCAAGAAGTACAACTTCTTTAATTATAATGTAAACGAAGCACTTCATCTTTCGCCAAAGGAAGAGAAAACCTTAAAATCAGTTTTTCGTAATATTGAAGCAGAATACCAAAACAATCAGGATGAATTTAGCAAGGAAATTATCTTAACTCATTTGGAAGCTTTATTAAAATATGCTGACCGATTTTACAAACGCCAATTCTTGAATCGTAAAGATATCAATAAGGCACTATTTACACGATTCACTGAAATACTAGATGAGTATTTAGAGTCAGGCCAATTAGAAGAAAAAGGAATTCCAACGGTGGAGTGGATTGCAGATAAACTGAGTGTCAGTCGTAGGTATATGAGTGATACTATTAAAGCCGAAACTGGAAAAACAGCTATTGACCAAATTAATTTATATTTGGTAGAAGAAGCAAAAAACCTGCTGCTTTCGCCTCATGCCACTATTTCAGAAACTGCATATAAACTGGGTTTTGAATATCCTCAATATTTTTCACGCTTGTTTAAAAAGAAAACAGGGATTAGTCCTAAGGAATATATAGAAAA
The Lentimicrobium sp. L6 genome window above contains:
- a CDS encoding AraC family transcriptional regulator, with product MNSINFKNITEFNQAQNLPEPENPLFSIGHKKLSAEEIENCVSSKGEVSYTNQFYVISLKNIVSGEILYGRTKYDCSTGTLLFSAPHQTYTVKDIVISSESWFMAFHEDFIRGLDIQKQIKKYNFFNYNVNEALHLSPKEEKTLKSVFRNIEAEYQNNQDEFSKEIILTHLEALLKYADRFYKRQFLNRKDINKALFTRFTEILDEYLESGQLEEKGIPTVEWIADKLSVSRRYMSDTIKAETGKTAIDQINLYLVEEAKNLLLSPHATISETAYKLGFEYPQYFSRLFKKKTGISPKEYIENAILN
- a CDS encoding SDR family oxidoreductase, which encodes MTQKNKFGKKGWTPELMKSQKDKTFVITGTTSGTGFEATRILLSKGAKVVMLNRNPKKSDDVIAKLKQELGANIEVSAIKMDLGIQDSVKQAAKEVLKKVDRIDALMCNGAIAQVPKRTTTKEGWESQMGVNYFGHFTLQAILYPLIEKSKGRIVTVGSMGYDMGLKTIKFDDLNWEKDYTANDAYSQSKLAQIMTIYELQNRLEKASKTDVKAYACHPGSSRTNLINTSGSFMMKIIFGLMKFSPLTQPAENGAYPELMCATEEDSDQSAFYGPTGRSNWVGPVGAHHIEAHAKDKAVAKRLWDLSEKETGITWNF